The Oxalobacteraceae bacterium OTU3CINTB1 genome includes a window with the following:
- a CDS encoding methyl-accepting chemotaxis protein, whose translation MRNNQPVSNREVDVLDDQAIVSKTDLKGNITYVNPYFVQISGYSEAELLGAPQNILRHPDMPAEAFADLWASIQAGTPWTGLVKNRCKNGDHYWVRANITPIRENGKTIGYMSVRVKAAREQIAKAEQAYRDILLKEGHGIRIKNGQVIRPGVGNLLSRLSHVSLAMRVWLATSVVNVLQVIVCAAALMSGGGGHSYAIFGATFIGLLINVFLWYTLRVSVLQPLDRALHGARAIAAGDLSGSFDTESTDEVGQLLRALQQMNSNLIATIRDVRVNVETMAVATRQIAAGNADLSGRTEAQAASLEETASSVEQFSSTVKQNADNSAQANALAQNASTVAVQGGAIVADVIATMDEINNSSRKIVDIIGLIEGIAFQTNILALNAAVEAARAGEQGRGFAVVAGEVRNLAQRSATAAKDIKNLIDISVGKVSAGMTQVDRAGATMKEVVASVRQVTAIMEEISVASREQSIGVDQVNSAIAHMDQVTQQNAALVEEAAAATASLALEAGGLTQAVSLFKFGRATPVRPTARPVRKSPPAARLAA comes from the coding sequence ATGCGCAACAATCAACCCGTCAGCAACCGTGAAGTAGACGTCCTGGACGACCAGGCCATCGTGTCGAAAACTGATTTAAAGGGCAACATTACCTATGTAAATCCCTATTTCGTCCAAATCAGCGGCTACAGCGAGGCCGAGCTGCTGGGCGCGCCGCAAAATATCCTGCGCCATCCGGACATGCCGGCCGAGGCCTTCGCCGACCTGTGGGCCTCGATCCAGGCGGGCACACCGTGGACCGGCCTGGTCAAGAACCGCTGCAAGAACGGCGACCACTACTGGGTGCGCGCCAATATCACCCCCATCCGCGAAAACGGCAAAACCATCGGCTACATGTCGGTGCGCGTCAAGGCCGCGCGCGAGCAGATCGCCAAGGCCGAACAGGCCTACCGCGACATCCTCCTCAAAGAAGGCCACGGCATCCGCATCAAGAACGGCCAGGTGATCCGTCCCGGCGTCGGCAACCTGCTCTCGCGCCTGAGCCACGTCTCGCTGGCGATGCGCGTATGGTTGGCCACCAGCGTGGTCAACGTGCTGCAGGTGATCGTCTGCGCAGCCGCGCTGATGAGCGGCGGGGGCGGCCACAGCTACGCCATCTTCGGCGCCACCTTCATCGGCCTGCTGATCAACGTGTTCCTGTGGTACACCCTGCGCGTGTCGGTGCTGCAACCGCTCGACCGCGCGCTGCACGGCGCCCGCGCCATCGCCGCCGGCGACCTGTCGGGCAGCTTCGACACCGAGTCCACCGACGAGGTGGGCCAGCTGCTGCGCGCGCTGCAGCAAATGAACAGCAACCTGATCGCCACCATCCGCGACGTGCGCGTCAATGTCGAGACGATGGCCGTGGCCACGCGCCAGATCGCCGCCGGCAACGCCGACCTGTCCGGCCGCACCGAGGCGCAGGCCGCCAGCCTGGAGGAAACCGCGTCGTCCGTCGAGCAGTTCTCGTCGACCGTCAAGCAAAACGCCGACAACTCGGCCCAGGCCAACGCGCTGGCGCAAAACGCCTCGACGGTGGCGGTGCAGGGCGGCGCCATCGTCGCCGACGTCATCGCCACCATGGACGAGATCAACAATTCCTCGCGCAAGATCGTCGACATCATCGGCCTGATCGAAGGCATCGCCTTCCAGACCAACATCCTGGCGCTCAACGCCGCCGTCGAGGCTGCCCGTGCCGGGGAACAGGGACGCGGCTTCGCGGTCGTCGCCGGCGAGGTGCGCAACCTGGCCCAGCGCAGCGCCACCGCCGCCAAGGACATCAAGAACCTGATCGATATTTCCGTCGGCAAGGTCAGCGCCGGCATGACGCAGGTCGACCGCGCCGGCGCCACCATGAAGGAAGTGGTGGCCTCGGTGCGGCAGGTGACGGCCATCATGGAGGAGATCTCGGTCGCCTCGCGCGAGCAGAGTATCGGCGTCGACCAGGTCAACTCGGCCATCGCCCACATGGACCAGGTCACGCAGCAGAACGCCGCGCTGGTCGAAGAGGCGGCCGCCGCCACCGCCAGCCTGGCGCTGGAGGCGGGCGGCCTGACGCAGGCGGTCAGCCTGTTCAAGTTCGGCCGCGCCACGCCGGTCCGGCCAACCGCGCGCCCGGTCCGCAAATCGCCGCCGGCCGCGCGCCTGGCCGCGTGA